GTTGCTAAAGATGGTTCTGTTATTGCAATCGGAGGAATTTTAGAAAAGACGGAAGATTTAAAAAACAGTGGAGTACCGGGTTTAATGAATATCCCTATCTTTGGAAATTTATTTAAAGAAACCTATAAACAAGAAAAAACAAATGAGCTTTTAATCTTTTTATCACCAAAAATAGTATATGAATAATTAATTTTTGTCATTTAAATAAAATTTTTTGTGGGTGGCTTAAATGCCACTTTTTTATTTTTAATATTTAATATCCAATATTACTTTCTCAGAAACTTTCTCTAAATTGAAGTAAATCTTTTGCTATATTCAAATAAAAAATCAGTAATCATATTATCACTTTAAAGTTAAAAAGCTTTCCGTCAGTAAAGTTTATTCTTAAACAAAGCAACTTAATTTTTAAAAATAACTTGATATAAAATATTAATCAAAATTTCTTGGGAGTCTTTGTAAATGAACAGCTATATTATCAATGAAATGAAAAAAGAAGAATCTTGGAGGTTGTTTAAAATAATTGGAGACTTTATTGATGGATTTGAAGTTATGCCAAATTTTCTGCCCTCTGTTACTATATTTGGGTCTGCGAGGGTAGAAGAAGGAAACAAATACTATGAAGCTGCAAAAGAGTTAGCTTTTAAACTTTCTAAAAAAGGATTTTCTATTGTAACCGGTGGTGGACCGGGAATTATGGAAGCTGCAAACAGAGGAGCATTTGAAGCAGGCGGAAATTCGGTCGGTTTAAACATAAAGCTTCCAAAAGAGCAAAAACCAAACAAATTTCTTACGGAAATCTTAAATTTTAATTATTTTTTTGCAAGAAAGGTTATGTTAGTAAAGTATGCAACAGCGTTTGTCCTATTTCCAGGAGGGTTTGGAACCCTTGATGAATTAACAGAAACATTAACTTTAATACAAACAAAGAAGCTTAAACCTTTTCCAGTTATACTATACGGCAGTGAATATTGGAATGGATTTGTACAATGGCTAAATGATGTGGTGGTAAAAGATGGATATATTGATAAAGAAGATACAAAGCTATTCAAACAGATGGATAACATTGATGAAATTGTTGATTATATTGACCAGTGGTATATTAAAAATAGCACAAAATTGATAGGAGAAAATGATTGATGGAATTCGATGTTAAAAATTTAAATGAAACTCAAATATATAAACTTATGATAAGTACTATTGTTCCAAGGCCTATTGCTTGGGTTTCCACTGTATCAAAAGATGGTATATTTAACATAGCACCTTTTAGCTTTTATATGGGAATATCTTCAAGCCCGCCTCTTATTGCAATCTCTATTGGAAAAAAAGATGATGATAGAAAAAAAGACACTTGGAAAAACATTGAAGAAGTAGGAGATTTTGTCATAAACATAGTTACCTATGACCTTGCAGAAAAAATGAACATTACTGCATCGCCATTTGACGAAAGCATAGATGAATTTAAAGAAGCAAATCTTACACCTATAAAATCTGATTTAGTAAATTCCCCGAGAATTGCTGAATCACCTATTAATATAGAATGTAAAAAGTTTATGATTTTAGAAATTGCAGATATGGGACTAATTTTTGGAGAGATTTTGAAATTTCATATAAAAGACCAGCTGCTTAACGAAAAAGGATACGTAGATAATAGAAAGTTAAAAGTAGTTGGAAGACTCGGCGGAGCTGATTATTGTTTGGTTGATGAAAGTAATATATTTAATCTTATCAGACCGGATTTAAAAAAGAGGTAAATCTTGATTAACAAAGAAGATCTTATAAAAAAGCTAAAGCTAAAAAATTTTAAACTTACAAAGCAAAGATTAGAAATAATTGACGAGATATTAAATTTTAATGGTCATTTCGAAATAGAAGATTTAGTTTTCAAATCAAGAGAAAAAAATCTCAAAGCATCACGTTCGACAATTTATAGAACATTAGCCATACTGAAAGATTTGGGATATATTGAAGAAGTAATTAAGCTTAGCAATAAAACATTTTACGAAGTTGCAAACAAAGAACATCATGACCATTTAATCTGTCTAAGCTGTGGAAAGATTATAGAATTTCACGATGAGAAAATAGAATCTATTCAAAATGAAGTATGTAAAAAATACATCTTTGAACCAGTTTATCACAGATTAGAAATCTTTGGAATTTGTGAAGATTGTCAGAAAAAGGAAAAAGTATGATAGATAAAAATTATCTTAAAGTTTTAAAAGAGCTTGGTTTTGAAGAGATTATTTTAGATAGACCTATCTTAAATCAAAAATCAAGTAATCAAATAGATAAAATAGAAGAGTTGAACAAGATTTATGAAGAGATTAAAACTTGCACAAAATGTGATTTACACAAAAATAGAACAAATCCTGTTTTGGGTGAAGGTAATGTTAATGCTAAAATTATGTTCATCGGAGAAGCTCCCGGAGAGGAAGAAGATAAGCAAGGAAGACCTTTTGTTGGAAGAGCAGGAAAACTACTTACAAAATGTATAGAAAATGCAGGACATAGAAGAGAAGAGGTTTATATTGCCAACATTAACAAATGTAGACCACCTAACAACAGAACACCAACAATAGAAGAGCAAGAAGCTTGCATTCCTTTTTTATTAAGACAGATAGAAATAATCAATCCAAAAGTTTTATGCTTACTTGGAGCTACTGCATACAGAGGAATTTTTAAGAAAGAAGCAAAAATTATAAAAGAAAGGGGAAGTGTATTAGAGTTTAAGGATAAAAAGGTTTATATAACATACCATCCGGCTTATGTTCTTAGAAATCCAAAGGAGGAAGAAACTTTTTGTCAAGATATAAAAAATGTTTTTAGATTGGCGGGAGAATAATTTGGCATATAAAAAAGTAGAAATAACAAAAGAAGGCTATGAAAAAATACTGTCTAAAAATCCTTGGATATACAACAAAGAAATCAAAAAAATACCAAAAGACATTACCCCCGGAGAATTAGTTAAGGTTTATTTTAAAAACACTTTCTGCGGAGTTGGATACATAAATCCAAAGAGCAAGATAACTATAAGAATTTTATCCTTTGAAGATGTTCAAATAAATGAAGATTTTATAAAAGAAAAGATTGAAAAAGCTTTTGATAAAAGAAAAGAACTGTTAAAAATAACAAATGCAGTCAGATTAATTCATGCAGAGGCAGATGGATTGCCAGGCTTGATAGTTGATTATTACGATGGTTATTTATCATTACAAATTAATACATACGGAATGGAAAGGTTAAGAGAGATTATTCTAAATTCTTTGATTGATATAATTAAGCCTAAAGGAATAATAGAAAAGTCTGATGAAAAAGCAAGAGAAAAAGAAGGTCTGCAAACAGAAAAGAAAGTACTTTTTGGAGAAATGCCAGAAAAGATTTTGATTTTTGAGCATGATGTTAAATTTTTAGTTTCTTTACAAGAAAGTCAAAAAACAGGTTTTTATTTAGACCAAAGAGCTAACAGAAAGTTAACTTCTGAATATGTAAAAGAAGGATTTAAAGTATTAGACTTATTTTGTAATGCAGGAGGATTTGGGATCCACTGTGGTAAAAAAGAGGCTGAATTTATAAAATTTGTAGATATTTCAAGCTTTGCTTTATCACAAGCGGAAGAAAACGCAAGGTTAAACAATTTAAAGAATTACGAGATGGTAAAAGAAGATGTTTTTGATTTTTTAAAGAAAGAAAAAGATAAATATGATTTGATAATCCTTGACCCACCACCTTTTGCAAAGAGTAAAAATGAAAAACATGATGCACTTAGAGGCTTTAAATATTTAATCTTAAACAGTTTAAAACTACTAAATAAAGATGGATATCTTGCCATTTTCTCTTGTTCACAAAATATTACATTAGAAGATTTGATAAACACTACATACGACAGTTTGAAAGATACTAAAAATATGGCAGAATTTGTTCAGTTTTTTACTCAAGACAAAGACCATCCATACATATTAAATATTCCAACATCTTTTTATTTGAAAGGTCTGATGATTAGAAAGGTGTAAAAAAGTGAGAAAAATGGTATTATAATGAGACTGCTTGTGAGTTAACTGTTCAAAATAATCCGCCTATACTTTAAAGTCTTAATCTTTCTCCATCTACTTGTAAGGTTGAGATTCTTTATTTGAGAATTCACTGCTTCAATAATCATTCAAAAATCTAAACCACTTACTCATTTTGTGTCTTATTCTTGATAACCT
The sequence above is drawn from the Sulfurihydrogenibium sp. genome and encodes:
- a CDS encoding TIGR00730 family Rossman fold protein, yielding MNSYIINEMKKEESWRLFKIIGDFIDGFEVMPNFLPSVTIFGSARVEEGNKYYEAAKELAFKLSKKGFSIVTGGGPGIMEAANRGAFEAGGNSVGLNIKLPKEQKPNKFLTEILNFNYFFARKVMLVKYATAFVLFPGGFGTLDELTETLTLIQTKKLKPFPVILYGSEYWNGFVQWLNDVVVKDGYIDKEDTKLFKQMDNIDEIVDYIDQWYIKNSTKLIGEND
- a CDS encoding uracil-DNA glycosylase, whose product is MIDKNYLKVLKELGFEEIILDRPILNQKSSNQIDKIEELNKIYEEIKTCTKCDLHKNRTNPVLGEGNVNAKIMFIGEAPGEEEDKQGRPFVGRAGKLLTKCIENAGHRREEVYIANINKCRPPNNRTPTIEEQEACIPFLLRQIEIINPKVLCLLGATAYRGIFKKEAKIIKERGSVLEFKDKKVYITYHPAYVLRNPKEEETFCQDIKNVFRLAGE
- a CDS encoding Fur family transcriptional regulator — encoded protein: MINKEDLIKKLKLKNFKLTKQRLEIIDEILNFNGHFEIEDLVFKSREKNLKASRSTIYRTLAILKDLGYIEEVIKLSNKTFYEVANKEHHDHLICLSCGKIIEFHDEKIESIQNEVCKKYIFEPVYHRLEIFGICEDCQKKEKV
- a CDS encoding class I SAM-dependent rRNA methyltransferase → MAYKKVEITKEGYEKILSKNPWIYNKEIKKIPKDITPGELVKVYFKNTFCGVGYINPKSKITIRILSFEDVQINEDFIKEKIEKAFDKRKELLKITNAVRLIHAEADGLPGLIVDYYDGYLSLQINTYGMERLREIILNSLIDIIKPKGIIEKSDEKAREKEGLQTEKKVLFGEMPEKILIFEHDVKFLVSLQESQKTGFYLDQRANRKLTSEYVKEGFKVLDLFCNAGGFGIHCGKKEAEFIKFVDISSFALSQAEENARLNNLKNYEMVKEDVFDFLKKEKDKYDLIILDPPPFAKSKNEKHDALRGFKYLILNSLKLLNKDGYLAIFSCSQNITLEDLINTTYDSLKDTKNMAEFVQFFTQDKDHPYILNIPTSFYLKGLMIRKV
- a CDS encoding flavin reductase family protein, giving the protein MEFDVKNLNETQIYKLMISTIVPRPIAWVSTVSKDGIFNIAPFSFYMGISSSPPLIAISIGKKDDDRKKDTWKNIEEVGDFVINIVTYDLAEKMNITASPFDESIDEFKEANLTPIKSDLVNSPRIAESPINIECKKFMILEIADMGLIFGEILKFHIKDQLLNEKGYVDNRKLKVVGRLGGADYCLVDESNIFNLIRPDLKKR